Genomic segment of Arachis hypogaea cultivar Tifrunner chromosome 11, arahy.Tifrunner.gnm2.J5K5, whole genome shotgun sequence:
tgatacaaggattatttcttccattttaatttatttttccattccaataatcatgtcttcttttaatttcctttcatgtgttatggatttattatttacaatgagtgagtagttccctcacttgatggggagttgattgaaaggaactcttgagttggaaggattgaaagaaaaattgtaattgggttaactattggattgttatctaattactaacaccaatccctttgaactaagtgggttgcaacttgtgaacagatctagcattccaacttgtttgacttttctttacctagtaaaggataaccaaacagaacaaccattaattataaattaatcttaaaatcaTTCCATCAACAGTAgaaattccaactaatcaactcccagtcaaggcttttattcatattaattaaatttcctcaatttaatttccaatttacttaactcaacttcttggaacatctgattaataaaatagcacactttctgcaactcgttgggagacgacctgggacttaaaactcccagtaatttttaatttaaactctctgtgacatatttttaaattgataggcagattttcgatGAGTTAAgaattatacttgcaacgtaaccattttaataatttttaattcaccaacttccgTACCTCATCAGAGCTTTCtccttacctttcttggtggccatcctgaaaaaggaaggagaagaaggaaaATATTAAACCCAAAGGATCATCTCAACtaaaacatgcaagtgagaaatagTACCCAAAAGAATTTGTTCAACAAAACATTTATAGAGGAATGtgtcacaacacttggcatggaACGCAAGAGTAAGTAAGGCATGCAATATGGCATGAGAAGTATGAGCTCAAGCATTCATCAGAAAGAGCAAGTCATATTCAATGAGTATCTAGTTGGCATGCATAAAGCAAAGTGGACTCAACACTCTCAGAAGGGAGCAAGTGAATGAGGAAGAAGCATCAGTTTGAAAGTATAtgactaaaataaaccaaaatggtaTTTGTGCATTTCCTCAAACACTTGGCATGCAATTAACAAGCAATGAACAATTATGTAAAACTCAATCAATTAGAGGCCCAAAATGGAAAATCAATCATCACATAACATCACCTACTAACAAAGAtaatgaaaaataagaagaagatctATCAAAACAAATCAAAGTTCaagttcaacatccatggaaaaccaagaagaagaaaaagtaaccaagcaaaaagcaaatagtataatcatgcactaaaagagaaaataggagaaTTAACAAGAAACATCTAAGTGGAAGAAAGAAGATTatgcaaagaaagtaagaaaagagaTATAGAAGAAGTGGAACCTTgagaatggaaaagaaaaaggttGAGTTTCCCTTTTTGAAGATgagaaagagagggaagagaTGTATTACCACCGGAAGTGGTGGTGGTCGccggtgagtggccggagacGGTGGTGAagtatggaagaagaagaagagggaagATATGAGGGtttagggaagaagaagaagagggaagAGGTGAAGCATGGTGCGCTGGAGCGTCGGTGAGGGTAGAgcgagtgcgcgtacgcgtccacgGCGCGTACGTGTGAAGTCAGTTGGGTGCTTGGCACAGAGTTGGCACAAAgtaggcccaactctctggattttGTACTAGAGTTGGCATGTAGCACAGGCGCGCAGACGCGCACAGTGCGTGGACGCGTGCCTGATCGAGTTGGCGACCGGTGCGGACGCGCCAAGTACGCCTGCGCGTCAGTGCGGGCACAAGGTAGGCACAaacaaggcacaactctctggattttgTACCAGAAGTTCAGATTgcacaatcggcgcgcgcgcgcatagTGCACTTGCGCGTCGATTGCGATGTTTCAAGGCGCGCGCAGGCGTCACGCACGCTAGCGCATGGGTGCCTGGCACGAAATGGGCACAAggtgggcataactctctggtttttgtaccaggagtgtaAAATGCATCACCGACgcacgcgcgcacagtgcgctcgcGCGCGGATGCCCCTTTttccttgtttatttttttaaatacatagaGAGGGCtattctaacacattcttggCTGGTGTTTAAGCTAGGTGGTCAAGAAAACACTTGCAAATTCATGCATCATTCAAAACAAGGCATTTTCTCCAACTTCAATAATCCATCCATACAAAGAATGATGAATTCTATCTAAACATCCTAGTTatccaacaataacaacaaaactagcattcctaagcaatcaacaacatcaagaagtcacaaaattcttAAAAATCTATAGCTAAAAGTAAGAaggtatacacaaggaagatcttaccacggtgggggtgcctcccaccaagcacttttctttaacgtccttaagttggacggtccttcgCTTAAGCTTCCTCTCCTTTTGGTGCATCCTCAAGTAGGAGCACTTCCACTCCTCTTGGTGacttgtagccatggtacttcttcactctatgtccattcactttgAAAGTTGTGTCACTTTGAGGGTCAAACAATTCCACTACCCCATAGGGCTTTATCTTTTTCACCttgaagggtccttcccatctaaAACGGAGCTTTCCAGGCATGAATCTAAGCCTCAAAttgtagaggagaacctcatTACCTTGTTGGAAATCCTTCTTCCGAatgtgatggtcatgaaatgctttagtcttctccttgtatatccaGGCATTCTCATATGCCTCCATCCTCAAGCACTCGAGCTCCTCTAGTTGTAATTTCCTAGCCGCACCCGCCTTGGTGAAATCCATGTTACATTGCTTTACCACCTAATATGCTctatgctcaatctccaccgaaaggtggcatgccttaccatagacgatccggaaggggctcatccctaacggagtcttgtaggccgtcctatacgcccatagtgcatctcctaactggaggctccaatccttcctttgtggatttATCACTTTCTCTAAGATTCTCTTgatctcccggttggacactttcGCTTGTtcgttggtctgtgggtgataagcagtggcaaccttatgcgATACCCTATAGCgcttgagcagtgcctctactttcctgttacaaaagtgggatccttggtcgctcacgattgctcgtggcgacccataacggcatacaatgttatTCATAATGAAAGAAACGAcggtattggcgtcgtcaaggcgggtaggtattgcttctacccactttgacacgtagtcaaccgctaacagaatatacagatcATCACTTGAGTcgggaaacggtcccataaagtcaatgccccatacatcaaatatctcacagaacaacataggttgctgaggcatctcatccctttgggatgtgtttcctGACTTCTAACACTGATAGAAAGACACAcagaaccggttagcatccttgaataaggttggccaccagaatccacaatccaacacctttctagctgtcctttgtgggccaaagtggccaccacattcggacgaatgacaagcttcaagaataggttgaattttaaattccggcacacatcttcgaattacttggtccattCCCCTCTTCAACAAGTGAGgttcatcccaaatatagtatttggaatcactccttaacttgtccctttggtttttagaaaagttgggagggagtATTTTTGCAACCAAGTAATTCACCATTGGTGCAAACCAAGGGAAGCtctccgacacagcatgcaaactatccaatgggaatgagtcattgatcggaaatggatcaaattttaaattctcaaggcggcataaatgatccgcaaccaagttttgagatccactccgatccctaatctcaatgtcgaattctcgcaaaagcaagatccaacgtatgagtctaggttttgactcattctttgtcaataagtacttcaaagccgcatgatccgtgtataccactatcttggatcctagcaaataagatctgaatttatctaaagtatgaaaaatagctaggagttccttttctgtagtggtatagttggattatGCTGCATCCAAtattttagaagagtaagcaatgacataaggaagTTTACCATCGCACtatgcaagcgcggcacctacaaCATGGTTTGACGtatcgcacattatctcgaatgCTAGCGTCCAGTTGGgtccttgataaaccccaattttgtggtttatattgtgtagaatttggggggttttttgtcaatatttctcacatttattcacaagaaatgcatggttttgtgttctcttcctaatattgctccatgatgaaaaacatgcttattttgccttagaattgctatattttaatccttttttattaccattcgatgccatgatatatttgttgagtgatttcaggaattatagggtagaaATGGCctggaagagagaaagaaagcatgcacaagaggaaagaacatgaagatttggattctGGGAAACTCAgcattggcgcgcacgcgcactccacgcacaCGTGTGGATGAGGATAACTAGAAGTGGCGCGCGAGGATGGATGCATCCACGCAGATCAGAGGATtcccatcgacgcgcaagcgcacttaGCGCGCACGCATGGATCTCAAAAGTAATCGGcatgcacgcacgcatggcgcgcacgcgcagaaagctgcgcgtgacctcattaaagaaaatcatgcctggcga
This window contains:
- the LOC112721373 gene encoding uncharacterized protein, with the translated sequence MDFTKAGAARKLQLEELECLRMEAYENAWIYKEKTKAFHDHHIRKKDFQQGNEVLLYNLRLRFMPGKLRFRWEGPFKVKKIKPYGVVELFDPQSDTTFKVNGHRVKKYHGYKSPRGVEVLLLEDAPKGEEA